In the genome of Pongo pygmaeus isolate AG05252 chromosome 9, NHGRI_mPonPyg2-v2.0_pri, whole genome shotgun sequence, one region contains:
- the PRSS23 gene encoding serine protease 23, producing the protein MAGIPGLLFLLFFLLCAVGQVSPYSAPWKPTWPAYRLPVVLPQSTLNLAKPDFGAEAKLEVSSSCGPQCHKGTPLPTYEEAKQYLSYETLYANGSRTETQVGIYILSSSGGGAQHRDSGSSGKSRRKRQIYGYDSRFSIFGKDFLLNYPFSTSVKLSTGCTGTLVAEKHVLTAAHCIHDGKTYVKGTQKLRVGFLKPKFKDGGRGANDSTSAIPEKMKFQWIRVKRTHVPKGWIKGNANDIGMDYDYALLELKKPHKRKFMKIGVSPPAKQLPGGRIHFSGYDNDRPGNLVYRFCDVKDETYDLLYQQCDAQPGASGSGVYVRMWKRQQQKWERKIIGIFSGHQWVDMNGSPQDFNVAVRITPLKYAQICYWIKGNYLDCREG; encoded by the coding sequence tgctcTGTGCTGTCGGGCAAGTGAGCCCTTACAGTGCCCCCTGGAAACCCACCTGGCCTGCATACCGCCTCCCTGTCGTCTTGCCCCAGTCTACCCTCAATTTAGCCAAGCCAGACTTTGGAGCCGAAGCCAAATTGGAAGTATCTTCTTCATGTGGACCCCAGTGTCATAAGGGAACTCCACTGCCCACTTATGAAGAGGCCAAGCAATATCTGTCTTATGAAACGCTCTATGCCAATGGCAGCCGCACAGAGACACAGGTGGGCATCTACATCCTCAGCAGTAGTGGAGGTGGGGCCCAACACCGAGACTCAGGGTCTTCAGGAAAGTCTCGGAGGAAGCGGCAGATTTATGGCTATGACAGCAGGTTCAGCATTTTTGGGAAGGACTTCCTGCTCAACTACCCTTTCTCAACATCAGTGAAGTTATCCACGGGCTGCACCGGCACCCTGGTGGCAGAGAAGCATGTCCTCACAGCTGCCCACTGCATACACGATGGAAAAACCTATGTGAAAGGAACCCAGAAGCTTCGAGTGGGCTTCCTAAAGCCCAAGTTTAAAGATGGTGGTCGAGGGGCCAACGACTCCACTTCAGCCATACCCGAGAAGATGAAATTTCAGTGGATCCGGGTGAAACGCACCCATGTGCCCAAGGGTTGGATCAAGGGCAATGCCAATGACATTGGCATGGATTATGACTATGCCCTCCTGGAACTCAAAAAGCCCCACAAGAGAAAATTTATGAAGATTGGGGTGAGCCCTCCTGCTAAGCAGCTGCCAGGGGGCAGAATTCACTTCTCTGGTTATGACAATGACCGACCAGGCAATTTGGTGTATCGCTTCTGTGACGTCAAAGACGAGACCTATGACCTGCTCTACCAGCAATGCGATGCCCAGCCGGGGGCCAGCGGGTCTGGGGTCTATGTGAGGATGTGGAAGAGACAGCAGCAGAAGTGGGAGCGAAAAATTATTGGCATTTTTTCAGGGCACCAGTGGGTGGACATGAATGGTTCCCCACAGGATTTCAACGTGGCTGTCAGAATCACTCCTCTGAAATATGCCCAGATTTGCTATTGGATTAAAGGAAACTACCTGGATTGTAGGGAGGGGTGA